One stretch of Prunus persica cultivar Lovell chromosome G1, Prunus_persica_NCBIv2, whole genome shotgun sequence DNA includes these proteins:
- the LOC18790977 gene encoding nucleolin 2 isoform X5: MGKSSKKSASKVDAVPAVVPPSKAVKKGKREAENVIEKAVNVKKQKRDEGVQQAIQKKKVEAKTQKKKEETSSSEESDLSSSDSDVKKPAPKAAKNGKGIPSSSSDSSDDDSDEKPTSKPSAPSKKSVPAKNGTAGAGVKKAAPSSSSDESDESDEEEVPKTKVTAKNGPTAAPKKKADSTDSSDESSDDDETPAKGTSQVPVATKKGPAVAAKKEDTSSSSEEESDDDEQVTAKGVAPTAKRAQPSKKTDESSEESDSDEDDDDEPQNKKPKVSATSKAAKPSAKAAQKDVTSESSEEDSDDDSSDEEPSKAEKVKKPSQVSKKDSSESDESSSSEEEEDEPAKTPKKKDTDVEMVDADSKSEKKAPKTPATPEATTSKTLFVGNLSFNVERADVENFFKDAGEIVDVRFTTTEDGVFRGFGHVEFATSEAAQKALELNGVELLGRGVRLDLARERGAYTPQSGKEGNSYQKGGQGQSTIFIRGFDTSQGEDEIRSSLQEFFGGCGEITRLSIPKDYETQAPKGMAYLEFQDGDSFKKALQLNQSDFGNGPLTVQEAKPRAEFGGSGRGGGGRSGGGRFGGRDSGGRFGGRDSGGRFGGRRGGGGGRGFSGGHGRGGRGGSNKPNLAAPGTGKKTTFSED, encoded by the exons ATGGGCAAATCAAGCAAGAAGTCAGCCTCCAAA GTCGATGCAGTTCCTGCTGTAGTCCCACCTTCTAAGGCTGTCAAGAAAG GTAAGAGAGAAGCCGAGAATGTGATAGAGAAGGCGGTGAATGTAAAGAAGCAGAAGAGGGATGAGGGTGTACAGCAGGCTattcagaagaagaaagttGAAGCAAAGacacaaaagaagaaggaagaaactaGTAGTTCTGAGGAGTCGGATTTGTCTTCATCAGACTCTGATGTAAAG AAACCCGCTCCAAAAGCTGCTAAAAATGGTAAAGGCATCCCATCCAGCAGTTCTGACTCTtcagatgatgattctgatgaA AAACCTACTTCCAAGCCTTCTGCTCCTTCAAAAAAGTCTGTTCCTGCTAAAAATGGGACAGCTGGAGCTGGTGTTAAGAAAGCTGCTCCATCCAGCAGTTCAGATGAATCAGATGAATCTGATGAGGAAGAA GTTCCTAAAACCAAGGTAACTGCCAAGAATGGCCCAACTGCAGCTCCAAAGAAGAAGGCTGACTCAACTGACAGCTCAGATGAGTCAAGTGATGATGAT GAAACCCCTGCAAAGGGTACTTCCCAAGTGCCTGTGGCTACGAAGAAAGGTCCAGCAGTGGCTGCTAAAAAGGAGGACACTAGTAGCAGCTCTGAAGAGGagagtgatgatgatgag CAGGTAACAGCTAAAGGTGTTGCCCCCACAGCTAAGAGGGCTCAACCATCAAAAAAGACTGATGAGAGTTCAGAAGAAAGTGATTCTGATGAAGACGATGATGATGAGCCTCAAAATAAAAAGCCAAAGGTGTCG GCTACTTCAAAAGCTGCAAAACCAAGTGCAAAAGCTGCTCAGAAGGATGTCACTTCTGAAAGTTCAGAGGAGGATAGTGACGATGATAGTTCAGATGAGGAGCCCTCAAAGGCAGAGAAAGTAAAGaag CCTTCCCAAGTGTCAAAGAAAGATAGTAGCGAATCTGATGAGTCTTCATCATCggaagaagaggaggatgaACCTGCAAAGACTCCAAAGAAAAAG GATACTGATGTTGAAATGGTAGATGCTGATTCGAAGTCCGAGAAGAAAGCT CCCAAAACCCCTGCTACTCCTGAAGCAACAACTTCCAAGACCTTGTTTGTTGGAAACCTGTCATTCAATGTTGAGCGGGCTGATGT TGAAAATTTCTTTAAGGATGCTGGTGAAATTGTTGATGTCCGTTTCACCACAACTGAAGATGGGGTGTTTAGGGGCTTTGGGCATGTGGAATTTGCCACATCAGAAGCAGCACAGAAG GCTCTTGAATTAAATGGTGTGGAGCTGCTGGGCCGTGGAGTGAGACTTGATCTTGCTCGTGAAAGGGGTGCTTATACCCCACAGAGCGG CAAAGAGGGGAACTCATATCAGAAGGGTGGACAAGGCCAGTCTACAATATTTATTCGAGGTTTTGATACATCCCAAGGGGAGGATGAG ATCAGGAGCTCCCTGCAAGAATTTTTTGGTGGTTGTGGAGAGATAACAAGGTTGTCCATCCCAAAAGATTATGAGACTCAAGCACCCAAGGG GATGGCTTACTTGGAGTTCCAGGATGGGGATAGTTTCAAAAAAGCTCTACAACTTAACCAATCTGACTTTGGGAACGGCCCCTTGACAGTACAAGAGGCCAAACCACGAGCTGAGTTTGGTGGTAGTGGcagaggtggtggtggcaggAGTGGTGGTGGCCGTTTTGGTGGTAGGGACAGTGGTGGCCGTTTTGGTGGTAGGGACAGTGGTGGCCGTTTTGGTGGTAGgcgtggaggtggaggtggccGGGGTTTTTCTGGAGGACATGGTAGAGGAGGACGTGGAGGATCGAACAAGCCAAATCTAGCTGCTCCTGGAACAG GGAAGAAGACTACCTTCAGTGAGGATTAG
- the LOC18790977 gene encoding nucleolin 2 isoform X3 — protein MGKSSKKSASKVDAVPAVVPPSKAVKKGKREAENVIEKAVNVKKQKRDEGVQQAIQKKKVEAKTQKKKEETSSSEESDLSSSDSDVKKPAPKAAKNGKGIPSSSSDSSDDDSDEKPTSKPSAPSKKSVPAKNGTAGAGVKKAAPSSSSDESDESDEEEVPKTKVTAKNGPTAAPKKKADSTDSSDESSDDDETPAKGTSQVPVATKKGPAVAAKKEDTSSSSEEESDDDEEEIVNKVSAVTPKGKEDSTDSSSEDSSEDEKQVTAKGVAPTAKRAQPSKKTDESSEESDSDEDDDDEPQNKKPKATSKAAKPSAKAAQKDVTSESSEEDSDDDSSDEEPSKAEKVKKPSQVSKKDSSESDESSSSEEEEDEPAKTPKKKDTDVEMVDADSKSEKKAPKTPATPEATTSKTLFVGNLSFNVERADVENFFKDAGEIVDVRFTTTEDGVFRGFGHVEFATSEAAQKALELNGVELLGRGVRLDLARERGAYTPQSGKEGNSYQKGGQGQSTIFIRGFDTSQGEDEIRSSLQEFFGGCGEITRLSIPKDYETQAPKGMAYLEFQDGDSFKKALQLNQSDFGNGPLTVQEAKPRAEFGGSGRGGGGRSGGGRFGGRDSGGRFGGRDSGGRFGGRRGGGGGRGFSGGHGRGGRGGSNKPNLAAPGTGKKTTFSED, from the exons ATGGGCAAATCAAGCAAGAAGTCAGCCTCCAAA GTCGATGCAGTTCCTGCTGTAGTCCCACCTTCTAAGGCTGTCAAGAAAG GTAAGAGAGAAGCCGAGAATGTGATAGAGAAGGCGGTGAATGTAAAGAAGCAGAAGAGGGATGAGGGTGTACAGCAGGCTattcagaagaagaaagttGAAGCAAAGacacaaaagaagaaggaagaaactaGTAGTTCTGAGGAGTCGGATTTGTCTTCATCAGACTCTGATGTAAAG AAACCCGCTCCAAAAGCTGCTAAAAATGGTAAAGGCATCCCATCCAGCAGTTCTGACTCTtcagatgatgattctgatgaA AAACCTACTTCCAAGCCTTCTGCTCCTTCAAAAAAGTCTGTTCCTGCTAAAAATGGGACAGCTGGAGCTGGTGTTAAGAAAGCTGCTCCATCCAGCAGTTCAGATGAATCAGATGAATCTGATGAGGAAGAA GTTCCTAAAACCAAGGTAACTGCCAAGAATGGCCCAACTGCAGCTCCAAAGAAGAAGGCTGACTCAACTGACAGCTCAGATGAGTCAAGTGATGATGAT GAAACCCCTGCAAAGGGTACTTCCCAAGTGCCTGTGGCTACGAAGAAAGGTCCAGCAGTGGCTGCTAAAAAGGAGGACACTAGTAGCAGCTCTGAAGAGGagagtgatgatgatgag GAAGAAATTGTGAATAAAGTATCCGCTGTAACTCCTAAAGGGAAGGAGGATTCTACTGATAGCTCCTCTGAAGATAGTTCAGAGGATGAGAAG CAGGTAACAGCTAAAGGTGTTGCCCCCACAGCTAAGAGGGCTCAACCATCAAAAAAGACTGATGAGAGTTCAGAAGAAAGTGATTCTGATGAAGACGATGATGATGAGCCTCAAAATAAAAAGCCAAAG GCTACTTCAAAAGCTGCAAAACCAAGTGCAAAAGCTGCTCAGAAGGATGTCACTTCTGAAAGTTCAGAGGAGGATAGTGACGATGATAGTTCAGATGAGGAGCCCTCAAAGGCAGAGAAAGTAAAGaag CCTTCCCAAGTGTCAAAGAAAGATAGTAGCGAATCTGATGAGTCTTCATCATCggaagaagaggaggatgaACCTGCAAAGACTCCAAAGAAAAAG GATACTGATGTTGAAATGGTAGATGCTGATTCGAAGTCCGAGAAGAAAGCT CCCAAAACCCCTGCTACTCCTGAAGCAACAACTTCCAAGACCTTGTTTGTTGGAAACCTGTCATTCAATGTTGAGCGGGCTGATGT TGAAAATTTCTTTAAGGATGCTGGTGAAATTGTTGATGTCCGTTTCACCACAACTGAAGATGGGGTGTTTAGGGGCTTTGGGCATGTGGAATTTGCCACATCAGAAGCAGCACAGAAG GCTCTTGAATTAAATGGTGTGGAGCTGCTGGGCCGTGGAGTGAGACTTGATCTTGCTCGTGAAAGGGGTGCTTATACCCCACAGAGCGG CAAAGAGGGGAACTCATATCAGAAGGGTGGACAAGGCCAGTCTACAATATTTATTCGAGGTTTTGATACATCCCAAGGGGAGGATGAG ATCAGGAGCTCCCTGCAAGAATTTTTTGGTGGTTGTGGAGAGATAACAAGGTTGTCCATCCCAAAAGATTATGAGACTCAAGCACCCAAGGG GATGGCTTACTTGGAGTTCCAGGATGGGGATAGTTTCAAAAAAGCTCTACAACTTAACCAATCTGACTTTGGGAACGGCCCCTTGACAGTACAAGAGGCCAAACCACGAGCTGAGTTTGGTGGTAGTGGcagaggtggtggtggcaggAGTGGTGGTGGCCGTTTTGGTGGTAGGGACAGTGGTGGCCGTTTTGGTGGTAGGGACAGTGGTGGCCGTTTTGGTGGTAGgcgtggaggtggaggtggccGGGGTTTTTCTGGAGGACATGGTAGAGGAGGACGTGGAGGATCGAACAAGCCAAATCTAGCTGCTCCTGGAACAG GGAAGAAGACTACCTTCAGTGAGGATTAG
- the LOC18790977 gene encoding nucleolin 2 isoform X4: MGKSSKKSASKVDAVPAVVPPSKAVKKGKREAENVIEKAVNVKKQKRDEGVQQAIQKKKVEAKTQKKKEETSSSEESDLSSSDSDVKKPAPKAAKNGKGIPSSSSDSSDDDSDEKPTSKPSAPSKKSVPAKNGTAGAGVKKAAPSSSSDESDESDEEEVTAKNGPTAAPKKKADSTDSSDESSDDDETPAKGTSQVPVATKKGPAVAAKKEDTSSSSEEESDDDEEEIVNKVSAVTPKGKEDSTDSSSEDSSEDEKQVTAKGVAPTAKRAQPSKKTDESSEESDSDEDDDDEPQNKKPKVSATSKAAKPSAKAAQKDVTSESSEEDSDDDSSDEEPSKAEKVKKPSQVSKKDSSESDESSSSEEEEDEPAKTPKKKDTDVEMVDADSKSEKKAPKTPATPEATTSKTLFVGNLSFNVERADVENFFKDAGEIVDVRFTTTEDGVFRGFGHVEFATSEAAQKALELNGVELLGRGVRLDLARERGAYTPQSGKEGNSYQKGGQGQSTIFIRGFDTSQGEDEIRSSLQEFFGGCGEITRLSIPKDYETQAPKGMAYLEFQDGDSFKKALQLNQSDFGNGPLTVQEAKPRAEFGGSGRGGGGRSGGGRFGGRDSGGRFGGRDSGGRFGGRRGGGGGRGFSGGHGRGGRGGSNKPNLAAPGTGKKTTFSED, translated from the exons ATGGGCAAATCAAGCAAGAAGTCAGCCTCCAAA GTCGATGCAGTTCCTGCTGTAGTCCCACCTTCTAAGGCTGTCAAGAAAG GTAAGAGAGAAGCCGAGAATGTGATAGAGAAGGCGGTGAATGTAAAGAAGCAGAAGAGGGATGAGGGTGTACAGCAGGCTattcagaagaagaaagttGAAGCAAAGacacaaaagaagaaggaagaaactaGTAGTTCTGAGGAGTCGGATTTGTCTTCATCAGACTCTGATGTAAAG AAACCCGCTCCAAAAGCTGCTAAAAATGGTAAAGGCATCCCATCCAGCAGTTCTGACTCTtcagatgatgattctgatgaA AAACCTACTTCCAAGCCTTCTGCTCCTTCAAAAAAGTCTGTTCCTGCTAAAAATGGGACAGCTGGAGCTGGTGTTAAGAAAGCTGCTCCATCCAGCAGTTCAGATGAATCAGATGAATCTGATGAGGAAGAA GTAACTGCCAAGAATGGCCCAACTGCAGCTCCAAAGAAGAAGGCTGACTCAACTGACAGCTCAGATGAGTCAAGTGATGATGAT GAAACCCCTGCAAAGGGTACTTCCCAAGTGCCTGTGGCTACGAAGAAAGGTCCAGCAGTGGCTGCTAAAAAGGAGGACACTAGTAGCAGCTCTGAAGAGGagagtgatgatgatgag GAAGAAATTGTGAATAAAGTATCCGCTGTAACTCCTAAAGGGAAGGAGGATTCTACTGATAGCTCCTCTGAAGATAGTTCAGAGGATGAGAAG CAGGTAACAGCTAAAGGTGTTGCCCCCACAGCTAAGAGGGCTCAACCATCAAAAAAGACTGATGAGAGTTCAGAAGAAAGTGATTCTGATGAAGACGATGATGATGAGCCTCAAAATAAAAAGCCAAAGGTGTCG GCTACTTCAAAAGCTGCAAAACCAAGTGCAAAAGCTGCTCAGAAGGATGTCACTTCTGAAAGTTCAGAGGAGGATAGTGACGATGATAGTTCAGATGAGGAGCCCTCAAAGGCAGAGAAAGTAAAGaag CCTTCCCAAGTGTCAAAGAAAGATAGTAGCGAATCTGATGAGTCTTCATCATCggaagaagaggaggatgaACCTGCAAAGACTCCAAAGAAAAAG GATACTGATGTTGAAATGGTAGATGCTGATTCGAAGTCCGAGAAGAAAGCT CCCAAAACCCCTGCTACTCCTGAAGCAACAACTTCCAAGACCTTGTTTGTTGGAAACCTGTCATTCAATGTTGAGCGGGCTGATGT TGAAAATTTCTTTAAGGATGCTGGTGAAATTGTTGATGTCCGTTTCACCACAACTGAAGATGGGGTGTTTAGGGGCTTTGGGCATGTGGAATTTGCCACATCAGAAGCAGCACAGAAG GCTCTTGAATTAAATGGTGTGGAGCTGCTGGGCCGTGGAGTGAGACTTGATCTTGCTCGTGAAAGGGGTGCTTATACCCCACAGAGCGG CAAAGAGGGGAACTCATATCAGAAGGGTGGACAAGGCCAGTCTACAATATTTATTCGAGGTTTTGATACATCCCAAGGGGAGGATGAG ATCAGGAGCTCCCTGCAAGAATTTTTTGGTGGTTGTGGAGAGATAACAAGGTTGTCCATCCCAAAAGATTATGAGACTCAAGCACCCAAGGG GATGGCTTACTTGGAGTTCCAGGATGGGGATAGTTTCAAAAAAGCTCTACAACTTAACCAATCTGACTTTGGGAACGGCCCCTTGACAGTACAAGAGGCCAAACCACGAGCTGAGTTTGGTGGTAGTGGcagaggtggtggtggcaggAGTGGTGGTGGCCGTTTTGGTGGTAGGGACAGTGGTGGCCGTTTTGGTGGTAGGGACAGTGGTGGCCGTTTTGGTGGTAGgcgtggaggtggaggtggccGGGGTTTTTCTGGAGGACATGGTAGAGGAGGACGTGGAGGATCGAACAAGCCAAATCTAGCTGCTCCTGGAACAG GGAAGAAGACTACCTTCAGTGAGGATTAG
- the LOC18790977 gene encoding nucleolin 2 isoform X6 yields the protein MGKSSKKSASKVDAVPAVVPPSKAVKKGKREAENVIEKAVNVKKQKRDEGVQQAIQKKKVEAKTQKKKEETSSSEESDLSSSDSDVKKPAPKAAKNGKGIPSSSSDSSDDDSDEKPTSKPSAPSKKSVPAKNGTAGAGVKKAAPSSSSDESDESDEEEVPKTKVTAKNGPTAAPKKKADSTDSSDESSDDDETPAKGTSQVPVATKKGPAVAAKKEDTSSSSEEESDDDEVTAKGVAPTAKRAQPSKKTDESSEESDSDEDDDDEPQNKKPKVSATSKAAKPSAKAAQKDVTSESSEEDSDDDSSDEEPSKAEKVKKPSQVSKKDSSESDESSSSEEEEDEPAKTPKKKDTDVEMVDADSKSEKKAPKTPATPEATTSKTLFVGNLSFNVERADVENFFKDAGEIVDVRFTTTEDGVFRGFGHVEFATSEAAQKALELNGVELLGRGVRLDLARERGAYTPQSGKEGNSYQKGGQGQSTIFIRGFDTSQGEDEIRSSLQEFFGGCGEITRLSIPKDYETQAPKGMAYLEFQDGDSFKKALQLNQSDFGNGPLTVQEAKPRAEFGGSGRGGGGRSGGGRFGGRDSGGRFGGRDSGGRFGGRRGGGGGRGFSGGHGRGGRGGSNKPNLAAPGTGKKTTFSED from the exons ATGGGCAAATCAAGCAAGAAGTCAGCCTCCAAA GTCGATGCAGTTCCTGCTGTAGTCCCACCTTCTAAGGCTGTCAAGAAAG GTAAGAGAGAAGCCGAGAATGTGATAGAGAAGGCGGTGAATGTAAAGAAGCAGAAGAGGGATGAGGGTGTACAGCAGGCTattcagaagaagaaagttGAAGCAAAGacacaaaagaagaaggaagaaactaGTAGTTCTGAGGAGTCGGATTTGTCTTCATCAGACTCTGATGTAAAG AAACCCGCTCCAAAAGCTGCTAAAAATGGTAAAGGCATCCCATCCAGCAGTTCTGACTCTtcagatgatgattctgatgaA AAACCTACTTCCAAGCCTTCTGCTCCTTCAAAAAAGTCTGTTCCTGCTAAAAATGGGACAGCTGGAGCTGGTGTTAAGAAAGCTGCTCCATCCAGCAGTTCAGATGAATCAGATGAATCTGATGAGGAAGAA GTTCCTAAAACCAAGGTAACTGCCAAGAATGGCCCAACTGCAGCTCCAAAGAAGAAGGCTGACTCAACTGACAGCTCAGATGAGTCAAGTGATGATGAT GAAACCCCTGCAAAGGGTACTTCCCAAGTGCCTGTGGCTACGAAGAAAGGTCCAGCAGTGGCTGCTAAAAAGGAGGACACTAGTAGCAGCTCTGAAGAGGagagtgatgatgatgag GTAACAGCTAAAGGTGTTGCCCCCACAGCTAAGAGGGCTCAACCATCAAAAAAGACTGATGAGAGTTCAGAAGAAAGTGATTCTGATGAAGACGATGATGATGAGCCTCAAAATAAAAAGCCAAAGGTGTCG GCTACTTCAAAAGCTGCAAAACCAAGTGCAAAAGCTGCTCAGAAGGATGTCACTTCTGAAAGTTCAGAGGAGGATAGTGACGATGATAGTTCAGATGAGGAGCCCTCAAAGGCAGAGAAAGTAAAGaag CCTTCCCAAGTGTCAAAGAAAGATAGTAGCGAATCTGATGAGTCTTCATCATCggaagaagaggaggatgaACCTGCAAAGACTCCAAAGAAAAAG GATACTGATGTTGAAATGGTAGATGCTGATTCGAAGTCCGAGAAGAAAGCT CCCAAAACCCCTGCTACTCCTGAAGCAACAACTTCCAAGACCTTGTTTGTTGGAAACCTGTCATTCAATGTTGAGCGGGCTGATGT TGAAAATTTCTTTAAGGATGCTGGTGAAATTGTTGATGTCCGTTTCACCACAACTGAAGATGGGGTGTTTAGGGGCTTTGGGCATGTGGAATTTGCCACATCAGAAGCAGCACAGAAG GCTCTTGAATTAAATGGTGTGGAGCTGCTGGGCCGTGGAGTGAGACTTGATCTTGCTCGTGAAAGGGGTGCTTATACCCCACAGAGCGG CAAAGAGGGGAACTCATATCAGAAGGGTGGACAAGGCCAGTCTACAATATTTATTCGAGGTTTTGATACATCCCAAGGGGAGGATGAG ATCAGGAGCTCCCTGCAAGAATTTTTTGGTGGTTGTGGAGAGATAACAAGGTTGTCCATCCCAAAAGATTATGAGACTCAAGCACCCAAGGG GATGGCTTACTTGGAGTTCCAGGATGGGGATAGTTTCAAAAAAGCTCTACAACTTAACCAATCTGACTTTGGGAACGGCCCCTTGACAGTACAAGAGGCCAAACCACGAGCTGAGTTTGGTGGTAGTGGcagaggtggtggtggcaggAGTGGTGGTGGCCGTTTTGGTGGTAGGGACAGTGGTGGCCGTTTTGGTGGTAGGGACAGTGGTGGCCGTTTTGGTGGTAGgcgtggaggtggaggtggccGGGGTTTTTCTGGAGGACATGGTAGAGGAGGACGTGGAGGATCGAACAAGCCAAATCTAGCTGCTCCTGGAACAG GGAAGAAGACTACCTTCAGTGAGGATTAG
- the LOC18790977 gene encoding nucleolin 2 isoform X1: MGKSSKKSASKVDAVPAVVPPSKAVKKGKREAENVIEKAVNVKKQKRDEGVQQAIQKKKVEAKTQKKKEETSSSEESDLSSSDSDVKKPAPKAAKNGKGIPSSSSDSSDDDSDEKPTSKPSAPSKKSVPAKNGTAGAGVKKAAPSSSSDESDESDEEEVPKTKVTAKNGPTAAPKKKADSTDSSDESSDDDETPAKGTSQVPVATKKGPAVAAKKEDTSSSSEEESDDDEEEIVNKVSAVTPKGKEDSTDSSSEDSSEDEKQVTAKGVAPTAKRAQPSKKTDESSEESDSDEDDDDEPQNKKPKVSATSKAAKPSAKAAQKDVTSESSEEDSDDDSSDEEPSKAEKVKKPSQVSKKDSSESDESSSSEEEEDEPAKTPKKKDTDVEMVDADSKSEKKAPKTPATPEATTSKTLFVGNLSFNVERADVENFFKDAGEIVDVRFTTTEDGVFRGFGHVEFATSEAAQKALELNGVELLGRGVRLDLARERGAYTPQSGKEGNSYQKGGQGQSTIFIRGFDTSQGEDEIRSSLQEFFGGCGEITRLSIPKDYETQAPKGMAYLEFQDGDSFKKALQLNQSDFGNGPLTVQEAKPRAEFGGSGRGGGGRSGGGRFGGRDSGGRFGGRDSGGRFGGRRGGGGGRGFSGGHGRGGRGGSNKPNLAAPGTGKKTTFSED; the protein is encoded by the exons ATGGGCAAATCAAGCAAGAAGTCAGCCTCCAAA GTCGATGCAGTTCCTGCTGTAGTCCCACCTTCTAAGGCTGTCAAGAAAG GTAAGAGAGAAGCCGAGAATGTGATAGAGAAGGCGGTGAATGTAAAGAAGCAGAAGAGGGATGAGGGTGTACAGCAGGCTattcagaagaagaaagttGAAGCAAAGacacaaaagaagaaggaagaaactaGTAGTTCTGAGGAGTCGGATTTGTCTTCATCAGACTCTGATGTAAAG AAACCCGCTCCAAAAGCTGCTAAAAATGGTAAAGGCATCCCATCCAGCAGTTCTGACTCTtcagatgatgattctgatgaA AAACCTACTTCCAAGCCTTCTGCTCCTTCAAAAAAGTCTGTTCCTGCTAAAAATGGGACAGCTGGAGCTGGTGTTAAGAAAGCTGCTCCATCCAGCAGTTCAGATGAATCAGATGAATCTGATGAGGAAGAA GTTCCTAAAACCAAGGTAACTGCCAAGAATGGCCCAACTGCAGCTCCAAAGAAGAAGGCTGACTCAACTGACAGCTCAGATGAGTCAAGTGATGATGAT GAAACCCCTGCAAAGGGTACTTCCCAAGTGCCTGTGGCTACGAAGAAAGGTCCAGCAGTGGCTGCTAAAAAGGAGGACACTAGTAGCAGCTCTGAAGAGGagagtgatgatgatgag GAAGAAATTGTGAATAAAGTATCCGCTGTAACTCCTAAAGGGAAGGAGGATTCTACTGATAGCTCCTCTGAAGATAGTTCAGAGGATGAGAAG CAGGTAACAGCTAAAGGTGTTGCCCCCACAGCTAAGAGGGCTCAACCATCAAAAAAGACTGATGAGAGTTCAGAAGAAAGTGATTCTGATGAAGACGATGATGATGAGCCTCAAAATAAAAAGCCAAAGGTGTCG GCTACTTCAAAAGCTGCAAAACCAAGTGCAAAAGCTGCTCAGAAGGATGTCACTTCTGAAAGTTCAGAGGAGGATAGTGACGATGATAGTTCAGATGAGGAGCCCTCAAAGGCAGAGAAAGTAAAGaag CCTTCCCAAGTGTCAAAGAAAGATAGTAGCGAATCTGATGAGTCTTCATCATCggaagaagaggaggatgaACCTGCAAAGACTCCAAAGAAAAAG GATACTGATGTTGAAATGGTAGATGCTGATTCGAAGTCCGAGAAGAAAGCT CCCAAAACCCCTGCTACTCCTGAAGCAACAACTTCCAAGACCTTGTTTGTTGGAAACCTGTCATTCAATGTTGAGCGGGCTGATGT TGAAAATTTCTTTAAGGATGCTGGTGAAATTGTTGATGTCCGTTTCACCACAACTGAAGATGGGGTGTTTAGGGGCTTTGGGCATGTGGAATTTGCCACATCAGAAGCAGCACAGAAG GCTCTTGAATTAAATGGTGTGGAGCTGCTGGGCCGTGGAGTGAGACTTGATCTTGCTCGTGAAAGGGGTGCTTATACCCCACAGAGCGG CAAAGAGGGGAACTCATATCAGAAGGGTGGACAAGGCCAGTCTACAATATTTATTCGAGGTTTTGATACATCCCAAGGGGAGGATGAG ATCAGGAGCTCCCTGCAAGAATTTTTTGGTGGTTGTGGAGAGATAACAAGGTTGTCCATCCCAAAAGATTATGAGACTCAAGCACCCAAGGG GATGGCTTACTTGGAGTTCCAGGATGGGGATAGTTTCAAAAAAGCTCTACAACTTAACCAATCTGACTTTGGGAACGGCCCCTTGACAGTACAAGAGGCCAAACCACGAGCTGAGTTTGGTGGTAGTGGcagaggtggtggtggcaggAGTGGTGGTGGCCGTTTTGGTGGTAGGGACAGTGGTGGCCGTTTTGGTGGTAGGGACAGTGGTGGCCGTTTTGGTGGTAGgcgtggaggtggaggtggccGGGGTTTTTCTGGAGGACATGGTAGAGGAGGACGTGGAGGATCGAACAAGCCAAATCTAGCTGCTCCTGGAACAG GGAAGAAGACTACCTTCAGTGAGGATTAG